From one Thermatribacter velox genomic stretch:
- a CDS encoding EutN/CcmL family microcompartment protein: MIFGKVVGTVVATRKNDGVSGLKYLLVRTCDSRGQDKGDYLVAVDLVGSGSGEMVLVSQGSSARQTEFTKQKAVDCVIVGIVDLVEEMGEIVFKKSGR, from the coding sequence ATGATTTTTGGAAAAGTGGTTGGTACCGTTGTGGCCACCAGAAAAAATGATGGAGTTTCAGGTCTCAAGTATCTGCTGGTCCGTACCTGTGACAGCAGGGGGCAGGACAAGGGTGATTACCTCGTTGCTGTTGACCTGGTGGGATCCGGAAGCGGAGAGATGGTCCTTGTTTCTCAAGGAAGTTCTGCCCGTCAAACTGAGTTCACCAAGCAAAAAGCGGTAGATTGTGTGATAGTTGGCATTGTAGACCTGGTGGAAGAAATGGGTGAGATAGTATTTAAAAAATCAGGACGCTGA
- a CDS encoding EutN/CcmL family microcompartment protein: MILARVVGTVVSTRKEEKIEGIKFLLLEKIDPSTMKGKGDYIVAMDCVGAGKGEIVFYVTGSSSRMTEITQGKPSDAAIVAIVDEIELEGKLVYQKDAVPSH; this comes from the coding sequence TTGATTCTTGCTCGGGTGGTGGGAACGGTTGTTTCCACCAGAAAAGAAGAAAAGATAGAAGGCATTAAGTTCCTACTCCTTGAAAAAATTGACCCTTCTACCATGAAAGGAAAGGGAGATTACATTGTTGCCATGGATTGCGTAGGCGCAGGCAAGGGAGAAATTGTCTTCTATGTTACTGGAAGTAGTTCTCGCATGACTGAAATAACCCAGGGAAAACCAAGCGATGCTGCTATAGTCGCCATTGTGGATGAAATTGAACTGGAAGGAAAGCTGGTCTATCAAAAAGATGCTGTTCCTTCCCACTAA